A part of Propioniciclava coleopterorum genomic DNA contains:
- the hpt gene encoding hypoxanthine phosphoribosyltransferase yields the protein MSSELTKVLYTNDQIQERLTELAAQIDEKYRGKDLLLIGVLNGAVMVMADLSRHLATHLQMDWMAISSYGSGTQSSGVVRILKDLNTDIEGRHVLVVEDIIDTGLTLAYLIQNLNSRKPASLEIMTMFRKPDALSSPVDVAYVGFDLPNEFVVGYGLDYAGRYRNLTDVGTLAPHVYS from the coding sequence GCTCCGAGCTCACCAAGGTCCTCTACACCAACGACCAGATCCAGGAGCGGCTCACCGAGTTGGCCGCCCAGATCGACGAGAAGTACCGGGGCAAGGACCTGCTCCTGATCGGGGTCCTCAACGGCGCCGTGATGGTCATGGCCGACCTGTCCCGCCACCTCGCCACCCACCTGCAGATGGACTGGATGGCGATCTCCTCCTACGGCTCCGGCACCCAGAGTTCGGGCGTGGTGCGCATCCTCAAGGACCTCAACACCGACATCGAGGGGCGCCACGTCCTCGTCGTCGAGGACATCATCGACACCGGCCTCACGCTGGCCTACCTGATCCAGAACCTGAACTCCCGCAAGCCGGCTTCGCTCGAGATCATGACCATGTTCCGCAAGCCGGACGCCCTCAGCAGCCCGGTCGACGTGGCGTACGTGGGCTTCGACCTGCCCAACGAGTTCGTCGTGGGCTACGGGCTGGACTACGCCGGCCGCTACCGCAACCTCACCGACGTCGGGACGCTGGCCCCGCACGTCTACAGCTGA